In Diadema setosum chromosome 7, eeDiaSeto1, whole genome shotgun sequence, the DNA window acaccagtcgccgtagcgacatttctagttttttttttttttttttttttttttttaacgatcgCAGGCGGTGACATCTGCCATCGCTTATATAATTTTCATGTGTGTTTTCAGTCATTATCCCTGCTTTGGGACAACGCATGAAATATTTCAGCTTCCATAACTTTCTGATTTTCGTTGAATTTAGTTGAATTTCAAccatttttttagtttttttctaTTCAAAGTCAACTTAAACATAAAATAGAATAGCTTATATCTCCCCTATCAAACGTAGGTCCTACGTCTACAAATGACTTTCTTTGATCATGAAATAACTTATTATTGCAATAGTCCTCTCTTATGTCTTACAAATAATTCCAAAGCTTGTCGTCCAGTTAGCCGTTGATGTTCCATTTATTTCTTCCCCCATCGGTCCTGATGCCCTTCCGTAGGGATGGGATACGGTCTTGTCACATTCCCGACGCATATGAGCTTGTTGGAGTACTTCCCGGACATGTTCGAAGTCACCACGAGTGTGATGATGACTGCTGGAGGACTCGGTATGATGACGTTACCAGTTGTAGCCGAAGAACTCCGGCTGACCTACGGCTGGAGAGGCGCTATGCTCGTCATGGGTGGATTCAGTCTTCACTCGCTCGTCGCTTGCGCCCTCTTTCGACCACGCAGTCAACGAACTGCAGCAGAGAGTGATCCACGGGTATCTATtataataattcaattcaattcaacaaagccagttcgtaattaacCTTATGTCTGATTGTGTACATGGGTATCAATGACTTTTCTGTTTTCTCAATTGGCTTGGCAGTTCACTTGTTCTGAATGTGGCGTAATGGTTGAGCTTGCTCGGCGTAACATGGACTTCATGATCAAACAAAGAACGAATTTGCGCAGAGCAGGTGACCAGAATAATCTGTCAGTTGATATCTTCAGAAGCATCATTGTTTTGCCCTGAATGTGTTCAGATTTTTCTATTGTACTGTCAAACACCAGGCATACTGTCTGGTGGATGTGCTGGAAAGCACTATTCATAAGGAtgacatgaataatcatcacatccaGATGCTTACCTcggtgaatttacaaaccaacaaGCCTGTTGGTACAAGTGACCTTTTTCTGGTCATGCGCAAAGCGGAATTGTtgtacgaactggtctattatCATTCATCTCCATCGAACAAAAGAGTGAAACAAAGTACAAagcatacattacacaaatcgtattgttttatcaatttgtaCTCGACTGAGAAATACATAATGCAATGTGGATCATAGCGTATAAAaactatctatatctatctataataTAGTTGCAATTAGGTAGAATAACTAAGAAGAGCCTTGCATacttttcgtgtgtgtgtgtgggggggggggctggtgtattcatattcatgaacCAATAGGACAATATGCAAAAGCTTTGCAaagaaattcattcatttaccatTTATAGCAAAGCAAAAATAACAGAGGGAGAAAATGAATGTCATTTGGACACCACACTCGAGAAGGGTTTTTATAGTGTGATTTAGGGACAAAATTGGGTGAAACTAATTCATACAATGTTAGGAAGGGACGCGACGAGAGTCTGTTGGTCTTATGATTTAACGGcttctttcatttttgctaAAAGTTTTTAGTAACCGTCTTCCTCGACCGACATTCCAGTATCACAaagggttgtttgtttgtttttttcttacgtGACGTCGAATGAGAGTGTCATCTTCAAACTGCCAAactattttttgtgtgtttctttcttcttctttttttttttacagcatttAGATGCATTTGATCGAAGTTTAGAGGAGGAGAGACCAAGTGGTTCGCGACCACAGAACGTGAGTTCCAAATGTGGCGGATTTTCTTGTTTGGATGCTGCGAGGGCGCTGGTGAACACTGAATTATTTCAGCGACATCCTGCTAGCGTCATTGTCATCTTTGCGTCTTTCCTCACGGGATTGACGTACAGCTCCTGGATTATATTCGTCATTCCGAATGCACTGTCCAAGGGGATTCCCCCTGGAGAGGCTGTAACGCTTGCCACGATAGGTGGCGCCTCAAATATTCTCGGTCGTTTCCTAGTCGGGTTCTTCAGCCAAGCCAAATTGGTGCCCGACCACTTCACTTATGCATTCATACACGTCTGCGCAGCCGTCGCGTTCTTCTCGAACATCGTCGTTGACTCGTTTTCGTTGCTGGCCGTCCTGTCTGTCATAAATGGCTTCACCTGTGGGGCTGGTATTGTCATGGATCCTCTGTTGTCCAAAATCGTCGTGCCTGAGAATTTCTTCGTGGCGGCCATGTCACTCTCCTACCTCAACGTTGGGATTGGCGAAGGAATCGGAGGGTATCTTATGGGTAAGTGCTAGGTGTAGAGGTGAGCAGTACGGGTAGCCTTCTGCTTCACCttgtctgcccccccccccccccctttcgaagctacatgtatttgtaggGATAATTCCGGTTGAAAGTTAGTCTTGTGTGGAAGAGTGAAACTTTGCAAGCACATtaatgaaaatttttaaaaatcagaTTAAATATGACGAAGTTATGACTTTTAatgatttgctttttttttggcaaaatagTTCTCAACTAGTCGGCGATGTGGTTGGTATGAAAACTGCtggtgatgtcatcacctcacaattttccattgatcgtgaaCCAAAAAATGAGATTCTTCTGCTATAAAAGTGtagaacataatattattcctcaccgaataacttttgaataataACCAAACAGATTACTAGGCTTTGAGACTGGGTCGTAAGTGCAGTTGAAAAAACCAAGAAATTTTAGaatttgatatacaaaatatatggcaagTTTTGAGGCTATGatatcagctcactcatttgatTATTCATATTGGCTGTTCAAGAACACCAAACTTCCTTTATTTCGttccaattttgatgaaattttcatggtTGGGCACATCAAATTTGATTCAATTctcttcattttattcattttatttatttcattctattctATTTAGACTATTTTTTAAGGGGAATCCTCCTTTGATAATGCGTACATCATCTACTGTAAAtaacataacaataatattacGTATTTACAGTGAACAATATAATCATCCCGACGTAACATCATCAGTTTAACTTCTTAGTCCCGGAAGGGAAACTTATTAGAatgtgaacacacacacacacacacacgcacacacacacaaaacaaacaaacaaacaaacaaacatggttttTAATACCGGTATATATCAATTTTAGCCATTGTATCGTAATAGAAGCTGTCATCCCCGTGCCGATTAGACATATTGGACGTCAAGCAAAAGTCCTTTGTAATGTCTGATACCCGTTCAGCAATAATCGACCTTGACCTCAGACCATGACTCAAGACTTTGCTTGTGTGAGACTCGTTTCTTTCTTCCCCTGAATCGTTCCATTTTCCACAGGGGCTGTCTTTGATTCCACTGGCTCATACAACATCGCCTTCACTGTCGCTGGCCTGGTCGATCTCTCCAATGGCCTGCTGGTTGCAATATACATAAGCGTCTTTCGCTGTTTCAAGGAAAAGCGGACGCCCAATGATCATTGACGCTAAGCCTGATAAGCATTCCAACGAGAGCTGTTTCTTGAAGCAATTTCGAAATAAATTGTGCAAGCTGTGGAATGATCATTATaacaaaactttacacagattGTATTGCTGTAAAAATACCTAATATGCTTCTCAGAATGTCTAGATTAGTAGCAAAAATTAACCTCTAACTGCAATCTTTGTTCAAAATCAGCGTTAATCGCTCGTTATACATTGTCGTTTTAACGatttaacaaaacaacaaatcgTTAAAAGTCGATGTGTCCCTATACATGCCTGTACCTGCATTCTGTGGATAGttgcaacgaaaaaaaaaatctatcattACATTTTCTACAATAGCCTGTAGTCAATAAGCAGCCAcagaaaaaaatactttgaacaAAGTAATAAGATAGACTTCTCTTGTAGTATAGTTCGCCATTGTTCGCAACCTCTATATTTGTTATACGTGTCCAATGATTGTGTATCCTATATGATACTTAATCTGTAATAAAATCTCTGTCACATATACGTGCACTTTGTACCGACCAAGGAGAGATCAAAAGATGCAATCTGTCTGTTAAATTGTGGTGTGTGTcacaaacatgaaaagaaagtaaaaagcGGCAAGGGGGTGAATGCACAATATCTCCTTGAAACTTTATTtctactttcatttcatttcttttcttgtaTGTTCACGTCATAAAATACATGCTAAGTGGTTCAAGAGCATGGAttaatatggaaaaaaaaaacgtacggtataaaaatacaaaaataatatgGAAGTGTGTATAAAGTCAGAaatagggccgagttgtccctgagaccgagttaacCTGGATTCTTCTGTAATATACCGACTTttacttttgatctcaaaatactccgaAACAACTCACCATCCCGGCAAATCGCGGCAgtcaggtaagtttcttggtagactctttcgatgtattacaagcaaatatgaaatggtgccagacgggttctcaaacctttatcaaaactatgttttcactttaaagatGCATATCAGAGTAGCGAAATTAGGAAACCTCAGATTTCATTCGATTATTGTCCTTTATCAATAAAAAACACAGACTATTAAAGAAAAgtattgaataataaatgagATTGTAAATAGGAAGTATAGGGAAGTGAAAAACGAGGTAACTATTTTGTTGAGaaatgccaagaaaaaaaaaaacattattatgACAGATTTCAGATGTATtctaatgattaaaaaaaaaaggtccgtGATAAATGGATTATTGGGGAAGAAAAGGCCAAGATATccttcataattatgtattagATAATGGTCGGCACATAACAGATGAAAGAGATATTGCGAATtgttttgatgattattttgttaataTAGAAAAGATTGTAAATGAAGACGAACATGATTATGTTTCAGTTCCATTGACTTTTGCTTCTCGTCAGtcaaacaattctttttttcttttttcctgttaAAAGATCATGACATTATGTGCTATAGTGGGATGAAAAATTCTGCAGGTACTGGAATCTTTAATATATCGATAATTTCTATTAAGAAAGTAAAATATTTATTGTTGAAGCCTTTAACTCATAATTATATTTAATCTGTCATTAATAACAGGAATTGTTCCAATGAAATTGAAAGTTGCTAAAGTTATTTCAGtatttcaaaaagaagaaaagcatttcaacataaattatcgaccaatatcaatattaccattttttcaaaaatccttGAATAAGTTGTATATAACcgtttatgtatgtttgtaacgtaataatatttcatgtaattcTCAATATGGATTTCGCACCAATTTTTCAACAGAAATGGCTGTTGCAGATCTGCAGGATATTATTCTTACTGCATTAAATGATAATTTGcatgttgttggtgtttttcttgatttgtctaaagcttttgatttaagaattcatgaaatattgattcAAAAGCTtgatatgtgttgtttgaaggtttgcatggtaaAGTAATGAGTAAGAAaggtttgcggtgacaccatgtgtatgtaatccttaaccggatcgttgctTGGCAGAAGAAGAACCTAGAAAGAGGAGCATTGAAGAAGGAAgtgacatatgggggttgtaaggagggcaaaaagtgaagagtgggggacagtaatgggctggaagttgaagttgtactagtggagacggtagagaagtgagaatcaagtaagacggtgagaatcaagtaagatgtttgGACATCTTTAGGAGAAGCAGGATGAAatagggaagaggaagaggaagagggaggagttgaagattggaaaatcatggagataagagagagaagtgaagattcaAATCAAAGAGAAAAACGAAGTCGGAGAACAAAGTGGACTGTGGAATGCGgaatcaatggagaaaggaTGAATAATCCCGCAGAGGAAAGATAAGTCGAGGAGAGATAAAACTATGATGAGAGAagggaaagacagagagaaagagagagggagagaggaggggagaacagcaagagaagaagaaaaagaagaagaagaagaagaatttaaggggaaaaaagaggaatgaTAGTTAAGaaagtaaagggggggggggcttgggtGGATCCTAAAAATAAATGCTGCTGAAGAGAGACAAATTGTGGAGAGGAAAATTaatgacagttaaatcctgaagaggttcctgtgggagaaaggcaaaaaaatacagttaaAGTGTAGTCCTGAGGGGAGAAGGCAAGAGAACTAACCTGTGAAGAAAACTGTAAATTAATACGGTGGTCCAgaaaaggaccgttgggttACTTGGAAGCAAGAAATAAATggagaagaaaagataagtagAATAGAAACAGATAATAgtgtaggagagagagaggaaagaaaaactgaaatacAGAGTAGAAAGAACTAGTGAAGATAGAGCAAGATATCTAGTTATAAGAGTAACTAGGAGAAACGAGGAACTTTACGTTTCGGGCAGGTTGACTGTACTTCGTCAGAAGTGAAGCGTGACAAGAGAAGAGGcctctttgtgtgtatgtgtgtgtgtgtgtgtgcgtgtgtgtgtgtgtgtgtgtgtgtgtgtgaatgtgtgtgtatgtgtgcctgtttttgtaatattttcacCTGTCTCACGTTTTGATCATAAAGCAATATTGTTTCCTCTTACTCTTTTTTGTTGGGAACTACCCTGACAAAACCCTGGTCTTTTGTAGTTTCCATGTTTCATTTGTAGTTATTATAATGTTATAAGTATTGCATGTTATGTACTCTTTCCCTGTCCTCAGTTTGCTATAGTACATTGTGGGTTCTTTTTATGGAACAGAATAAAGTCCAAGTTCAAGTTAAATCTAATTTTTTGTATTGTCTACTCGACAAAGCattgatttctttatttttcgtgGAGATTGCCACTTGGATGTGATACTAAAGTTCCCCCCGAGTGCCTTTTTTCACCAAGATTAGTTGCGAGAATCATGACCGGAACCGAGTAAACACACTAAAAGTTACTGCGAGTTGTTATTTGTATGAAACCACAAGCTGCTTTTGTAGTTCAATGGCACGTATTTTGCATGCACAGTGTATAGACCTaataatatgaatttttatgaaaGAACTCCCAAAATGACGAAGAACTGAATAGAGGTGTCATTCGCTCAACCGTGACGCTCATTCCCTTGGTTCATTTAAAGCGTAGGGCACATAATGTGCCCGGTTGACATATCGTTTGCTGgctattgctagtcacctggggtGAACTGCGAGGGGTCGGTACCATTTCGCTCGTCTGCTTGTGTGGATAGGTAGGAGGACCACTTTATCAGGTTAGTACCTAGACAGTaaaatccgtctgtccggatgtttttttttttttttcgttttttttttttccattttttgacatttacgGCTCTCCTCCGaggaggggattccgtgaagccagacgtagtcttcgcggaacatatccccgacgacaaGATGCAAACCGATCTTTCTGTCAAGTTCgtaccctgctctttgcgatgaatgaatgaagtgggatttTTTTACGTGAGCGAGTTGTGTCTATGAAACTCatacacctccctggtttgatcGTCCTTATTTGTACCGGGATAACTGTTTCGTACCGTAACACTACCgcgtaaaaataataataataataataatgttacaCGTAAAAGCTTTGTGTTCTTTGTACACTGATGGTGCTTTATTTGTATCTCTTCAGATGATGGAAGGTAGTAGGTACAGGATGTCACGGGGGGAGCGATTGTTAATCCTGTCGGGTGCTGCTGTAGTTGTCTACCTGGAGGTGGGAACCTTAAAATCTTATGGCGTCTTCCTTAATGATATCAGCGGCGATATTAACATTTCTACGGCAGTAACTGGGCTCGCTGTTGGGTTGTCTCATGGATTAGCCCTAGGTCTTGGTAAGTATACTGGCAAATTCTTCACATATTCATTCACCTGTTCTTTCATTGGTTTATTGAGTAGGAAAAGGTATACAGAGGACCATATTCCTGGGCAAATTGGTGGCGCTAACAACGCACGGTTTTGTTCTGACTTTGCATGAGCTAACTGtaaatgcgaaaaaaaaaaaaaccgagcaAACACCCAAAGAAACTGCTGTGGACTTTCACTTTCCATGaatgcaaattaaaaaaagatgtcaATGATTAAAGCAGCTGCATGAACCAAAGCGTAAAAGTGTCCTCCACAGTACGTTTTAAAGACAGACtctcatgtcttcttttttatcttcttcttttatggTGCTTCGGTGTAAAGccccttgagcatttaatcagagTGGAAaatggcgctatagaaattgtagtaatatctatcattattattgttattcacaATTATGATTAGAAAAACAGTAATATATATAAAACAGAAATCTGTAACTTTGTGGCTCTGGATGTCATGGCTAATTTGATATTACGCCTGCTGTCACGGTTGTTTCCGAAGAAGAGGACCTAGCTTGCTGCAAAGTGTTGCGTGTAACCTGCCACAACCttaatgtttatttctttgacAATGCAATTTCTTTTATCGAGGAAAGAATACTAtttaaaattattattaatttAAAGTCTTGATAATCATAAGGAGAGTTAGTCTGAGGGCATTTAGCCGTCTAATTCGGGGAGATTGAGACATCTCTGGAGGTAGATCTGGGTGTGTGTATACCAACGAACACATCAAACGGGAGTGACAGAGTTGATGCTACCCCTTCCGTCCTGTTGGATGACGTGTGCTCGCCATCCTTCCATGGGGTATATAGTGGATAGTGGAATGCAGCtgcatttcgtttcatttctaATCGAATTTAGGGCTTTTACTAATTCATAAgttgttttctttctgtcatTTCACACTTTCATTTAGTTACTTACTGCAGGCCTGCAGTTGACCGGTCGCCAACGCTTTGTTGTATAACCAAGGAGGTGGGAAGAGGGTtgttcccacctccctggtataactCAGCTCTATAGCGAGGTTCcgttgaattgaatttgaatgcgCGATAATCCTTCCATTGCGCATAATTTGAATGCTTTCGACggaaatttgaattgaatgatgTAAATGCTGAATGATCGAAAAAAGGGAATTTGAGTGACTAACTTTATGGCACTATTTTCTatcatttgatatgatttgatttattcacaaaatgcattgatacatgcattatacacaaatatgcacatagtttgtacatggAATATGTTAACGTATATTTTGTGTGGATCGTTATAAACTATGAAAAGCTTAACTGGGATGTTCAATGGGGATAACTTGCACATAATCATGTGCTGAaacattattgaaaaaaaaatatcatgcatGTTCATTGGATTCACAGCTAGGGAtgtgagagaagaaaagagaaaggaagaaagatagAGGGGAATATAAGAAAGGGGTGATGGTCTATACATCATGGTGGTTAAGGGCATacaaaattgatacatgtaattctgggccctgttttatgaagagttataattgattatatagttgatttttatcataagtctatggcagcctatgtggtaaggaaatttataatcgattatattttttgataaaacggggcccaggtaaCATGGAAAGACTCGTTACTATGTGTACGTGATGTTTAA includes these proteins:
- the LOC140231132 gene encoding monocarboxylate transporter 12-like, with protein sequence MSRGERFLILLGVAVIVYLEMGTLKSYGVFLNEISGDINISTAVAGLAVGLSHGLSLGLGMGYGLVTFPTHMSLLEYFPDMFEVTTSVMMTAGGLGMMTLPVVAEELRLTYGWRGAMLVMGGFSLHSLVACALFRPRSQRTAAESDPRHLDAFDRSLEEERPSGSRPQNVSSKCGGFSCLDAARALVNTELFQRHPASVIVIFASFLTGLTYSSWIIFVIPNALSKGIPPGEAVTLATIGGASNILGRFLVGFFSQAKLVPDHFTYAFIHVCAAVAFFSNIVVDSFSLLAVLSVINGFTCGAGIVMDPLLSKIVVPENFFVAAMSLSYLNVGIGEGIGGYLMGAVFDSTGSYNIAFTVAGLVDLSNGLLVAIYISVFRCFKEKRTPNDH